The Euphorbia lathyris chromosome 2, ddEupLath1.1, whole genome shotgun sequence genome includes a window with the following:
- the LOC136219468 gene encoding pentatricopeptide repeat-containing protein At2g20710, mitochondrial-like: protein MKFARLSIFLPEISLFGSGNGFRLRCYSSKAMPSQGFVRPSSDGSNRELSRRIFSVGKPNLSIVPVLEEWGEQGRSLDRGTLRSIMMKLLHFKSYHHALEVSMWMTEKKCYDLTSSDVAIRLHLIVKAQGIEQAEQYFNNLPQELKGIDVYASLLKCYAITGCVEKAEALMQKMRDLGFAMKAMDYNIVLVLYSQTRNIEKLEALLQEMEKNGIVRDKFTLGIQLTAYAAVMDVEGMDKVVRMLESDPKVVPDWTNYTVAATCYTKAGLLDKALEMLKKAEVLLSIKRDISAYNNLLSNTRA, encoded by the exons ATGAAGTTTGCTCGATTAAGCATTTTTCTGCCTGAAATTAGTCTCTTTGGATCTGGAAATGGCTTCCGATTAAGATGTTATTCCTCAAAGGCAATGCCAAGCCAGGGATTTGTAAGACCATCATCGGATGGCTCAAATCGCGAGCTGTCTCGTCGGATTTTTTCGGTTGGGAAGCCGAATCTCTCGATTGTTCCGGTTCTTGAAGAGTGGGGCGAACAAGGACGATCTTTAGACCGAGGAACACTAAGGTCCATCATGATGAAATTGCTGCACTTTAAGAGTTACCATCATGCTCTAGAG GTTTCGATGTGGATGACTGAAAAAAAATGCTATGATCTCACTTCATCTGATGTTGCCATCCGTTTGCACTTAATTGTAAAAGCTCAAGGAATAGAACAAGCAGAGCAATATTTCAATAACCTTCCACAAGAACTAAAAGGCATAGATGTTTATGCTTCGCTCCTCAAATGCTATGCAATTACAGGATGCGTGGAAAAGGCAGAAGCATTAATGCAGAAGATGAGGGATTTGGGATTTGCTATGAAGGCAATGGATTATAACATCGTGCTTGTCCTTTACTCCCAGACTCGAAATATCGAGAAGCTTGAAGCTTTGTTGCAGGAGATGGAAAAGAATGGCATTGTTCGTGACAAATTTACACTCGGCATACAACTAACTGCATATGCAGCTGTTATGGACGTTGAGGGAATGGATAAGGTAGTGAGAATGCTGGAATCTGATCCCAAAGTTGTCCCTGACTGGACTAATTACACTGTTGCTGCAACTTGTTATACAAAAGCCGGTCTGTTGGACAAAGCTTTGGAGATGCTAAAGAAGGCTGAGGTACTTCTTTCAATCAAGAGAGATATTAGCGCGTATAATAACCTTCTCAGCAATACGCGAGCTTAG